Proteins encoded in a region of the Spiroplasma endosymbiont of Amphimallon solstitiale genome:
- the msrB gene encoding peptide-methionine (R)-S-oxide reductase MsrB: MKQKWKIKTINELTTLQYEVIINSVTELPFKNKYWDNKEKGIYVDILSGEPLFASSDKCNFGHGWPSFTRPISEIVILKKEDNTNLMLQRTEVRSKKTDIHLGHVFKDGPQKEGGLRYCINSAALRFIPLSEMITEGYEEYLSYIK, translated from the coding sequence ATGAAACAAAAATGAAAAATTAAAACTATTAATGAGTTAACTACTTTACAATATGAAGTTATTATAAATTCAGTAACGGAACTTCCTTTTAAAAATAAATATTGAGATAATAAGGAAAAGGGAATTTATGTCGATATTTTATCAGGTGAACCATTATTTGCATCATCAGATAAATGTAATTTTGGTCATGGCTGACCAAGTTTTACAAGACCAATTAGTGAAATAGTTATCCTTAAAAAGGAAGATAATACTAACCTAATGTTGCAGCGTACTGAAGTACGTTCTAAAAAAACTGATATTCATTTAGGACATGTTTTTAAGGATGGTCCACAAAAAGAAGGCGGTTTACGCTATTGTATTAATTCAGCAGCTTTACGTTTTATTCCATTATCAGAAATGATTACAGAAGGATATGAAGAATATTTATCTTACATTAAATAA
- a CDS encoding lipoate protein ligase C-terminal domain-containing protein encodes MYHYFSTKLKDFFATKDLTIFEKGLEGTKMIKQDLKIKLQELDISSYFLKKIDNDQFLELILS; translated from the coding sequence ATGTATCATTACTTTTCTACAAAATTAAAGGATTTTTTTGCTACAAAAGATTTAACTATTTTTGAGAAAGGTCTTGAAGGTACTAAAATGATTAAACAAGATTTAAAAATAAAATTACAAGAATTGGATATTTCTTCATATTTTTTAAAGAAAATAGATAATGACCAATTTTTAGAATTAATTTTGAGTTAA
- a CDS encoding lipoate--protein ligase gives MYHYFSTKLKLNSNTNSIYANYQEFYKPIIKVLKDMGIKNIMQSGKNDLTINGKKVSGAAMLKEDNIIYGGYSLLYDIDLDAMILALKPSRKKIESKGIKSINQRVDKLKNHLNEQFKKLTIFEFKDEIIKRLMNVEKIADVERYVLSNDQCLEIDKLVDQKYKNWEWVYSLSPRYQYNREAHLEIGTMNISLIIDNGKIKSCKISGDFF, from the coding sequence ATGTATCATTACTTTTCTACAAAATTAAAGTTAAATTCTAATACTAATTCGATTTATGCTAATTACCAAGAATTCTATAAGCCAATTATAAAAGTGCTTAAAGATATGGGAATTAAAAATATCATGCAAAGTGGAAAAAATGATTTGACAATTAATGGTAAAAAAGTTTCTGGAGCAGCTATGTTAAAAGAAGATAATATTATTTATGGTGGTTATTCATTACTTTATGATATTGATTTGGATGCTATGATCTTGGCACTTAAACCAAGTCGTAAAAAAATTGAATCAAAAGGAATTAAATCAATTAATCAAAGAGTAGATAAATTAAAAAATCACCTTAATGAACAATTCAAAAAATTAACTATTTTTGAGTTTAAAGATGAAATTATTAAACGATTGATGAATGTAGAAAAAATAGCAGATGTTGAACGATACGTTTTATCAAATGACCAATGCCTAGAAATTGACAAGTTAGTTGATCAAAAGTATAAGAATTGAGAATGGGTTTATAGTTTAAGTCCCCGCTATCAATATAATCGTGAAGCACATTTAGAAATTGGAACAATGAATATTTCATTAATAATTGATAATGGTAAAATTAAAAGTTGCAAAATTAGTGGTGATTTTTTTTAA
- a CDS encoding alpha/beta hydrolase, translated as MKVINDSVSDEILMNGYQKFCYSFSKILLVILLFPFVYFYSKKYQKQFFKFCFTYQKEGNVKINDDQLVDINSFDHHYYDCKIKELNKYGYPIDWKKENYQEFVIKNNNNEDISCLAVIQKNKSKKWVIGFHGWTENKYLALRLVSWFYQEGYNILTFDSVAHGKTYGQYSDTGLTCAQDVNCLINWLKTNYQVETIGLIGNSMGASTINYYLLNYAPISSINWAITDCGFSNLLVQFRYVMQYRYKKPWWLISNGISKRYQKFTNTNILEYDLLKKLKTGFKVPTLLIHGKKDDFVPFFMANVIHNFQIKGNNKNYNYLFLENIGHVETLPNAHQTYINEIKNFINKYEMNNN; from the coding sequence ATGAAGGTAATAAATGATTCTGTTAGTGACGAAATTTTAATGAATGGTTATCAAAAATTTTGTTATTCTTTTAGCAAAATTTTATTAGTTATTTTATTATTTCCTTTTGTTTATTTTTATTCAAAAAAATATCAAAAACAATTTTTTAAATTTTGTTTTACTTATCAAAAAGAAGGAAATGTTAAAATTAATGATGATCAATTAGTTGATATTAATAGTTTTGATCATCATTATTATGATTGTAAGATTAAAGAACTTAATAAATATGGTTATCCAATTGATTGAAAAAAAGAAAATTATCAAGAATTTGTTATTAAAAATAATAATAATGAAGATATTAGTTGTTTAGCTGTTATTCAAAAAAATAAAAGCAAGAAATGAGTTATTGGCTTTCATGGTTGAACTGAAAATAAATATTTAGCTTTAAGGTTAGTGTCTTGATTTTATCAAGAAGGATATAATATTTTAACATTTGATAGTGTTGCTCATGGTAAAACTTATGGTCAATATAGTGATACCGGTCTTACTTGTGCGCAAGATGTTAATTGTTTAATTAATTGATTAAAGACTAATTATCAAGTTGAAACAATTGGTTTAATTGGTAATAGTATGGGCGCATCAACAATTAATTATTATTTGTTGAATTATGCACCAATCAGTTCAATTAATTGAGCAATTACTGATTGTGGATTCTCTAATCTACTTGTTCAATTTCGTTACGTCATGCAATATCGTTATAAAAAACCTTGATGATTAATTAGTAATGGTATATCTAAAAGATATCAAAAATTTACAAATACAAATATTTTAGAATATGATTTATTAAAAAAACTAAAAACAGGATTTAAAGTTCCTACCTTATTAATTCATGGTAAAAAAGATGATTTTGTCCCATTTTTCATGGCTAATGTTATTCATAATTTTCAAATTAAAGGTAATAATAAAAATTATAATTATTTATTTTTAGAAAATATTGGTCATGTTGAAACTTTGCCAAATGCTCATCAAACTTATATTAATGAGATAAAAAATTTTATCAATAAATATGAAATGAATAATAATTAG
- a CDS encoding endo-beta-N-acetylglucosaminidase encodes MKKILLLFGVFSLISAPASLVVACNIGSLDGSDYLNGLPNFDWTNSDYGDGINFDNTNSQNIINNIGNINDLGNVKPSNTGHYLNYSKFNTGFQWTQNIKKQAVTGIPLNKGFMPNGNYASDFGITSSARKYLRMNSILDWNPQKDYDAKYNRATVPLQKRQFVATYNSSNQDENINYNQLGFSTRKHRTFDNTIVGTKNPFENTPLNWQYTNYFINWSGSWFEGPIVPPPADVIDSAHINGTPIFGNLFLDGYHGLTKEMLKDFLSKNSDGTYKIVDILINIANYNGFDGWFINNESNGAAPNGTVLDYNVMAEIIKEFNYKVATASDPNIQSLKIIFYRNGATVSKSVSGYNDIETLKMADSGYCKTNGEVTPTDIQLTFGETPDKTTSFLTDYPNYSGKNLNTILDAGANAQFFGSYDFRQLGYAETMIAGKPQYNKNVYTGISDFLDNGAGTFGSYAYNWAKNHNVNGTRAYLFATQTTNLFNNIQFSGTNTFIRNNNIGMQANNNANDYQGWNASDNYQEAAFISDPRIKTAVTKGKPNSFVKDTIYNYLTNNGYNSSSYGIGDLVKERTTLFDDNQILNKKTNFSMGSGIKFVNHDQNGNSIVANDYPWTNRRLTDILPTYQWKIYDDAHPEQPLDISKISGFYDYDQVYEKGNSIAIGSGFNEEGSIVNGYWNTNKVYDWDIMGTNLIKNNHQISFIYNTNGDNNAKVNFLVTTTDQKSLIANRQTFSPNNEEKLQGGWVKITLDLKKIGGINTFNRISKLGLQIKATNNNFKFNVGEFEINSPTTNNQIKENTVISNPKSEYVINRTVNNQILYNARFQWDAINIENLSYYTIYYFDEKKWYRVGETSQNYYFLKNLKSIHNQLKLMIKPVYNNNVIAQQSFVFNIEI; translated from the coding sequence ATGAAAAAAATATTATTACTTTTTGGTGTTTTTAGTTTAATTTCTGCTCCTGCTAGTTTAGTAGTTGCTTGTAATATTGGTAGTTTAGATGGTAGTGATTATTTAAATGGTTTACCAAATTTTGACTGAACAAATTCAGATTATGGAGATGGTATTAATTTTGATAATACTAACTCGCAAAATATTATTAATAATATTGGTAATATTAATGATTTAGGAAATGTTAAACCAAGCAATACTGGTCATTATTTAAATTATTCAAAATTTAATACTGGTTTTCAATGAACACAAAACATTAAAAAACAAGCAGTGACTGGCATTCCTTTGAATAAAGGTTTTATGCCTAATGGTAATTATGCTTCTGATTTTGGAATAACTTCTTCAGCTCGAAAATATTTAAGAATGAATTCAATTTTAGATTGGAATCCACAAAAAGACTATGATGCAAAGTATAATCGAGCAACAGTACCTTTACAGAAACGTCAATTTGTAGCAACATACAACTCAAGTAACCAAGATGAAAATATTAATTATAATCAACTAGGATTTTCAACACGAAAACATCGTACTTTTGATAATACAATAGTGGGGACAAAAAATCCATTTGAAAATACACCATTAAATTGACAATATACTAATTATTTTATTAATTGATCAGGTTCTTGATTTGAAGGGCCAATTGTTCCACCACCAGCTGATGTTATTGATAGTGCACACATTAATGGAACACCAATATTTGGTAATCTTTTTCTTGATGGATATCATGGTTTAACAAAAGAAATGTTAAAAGATTTTCTTAGTAAAAATAGTGATGGTACTTATAAAATAGTTGATATTTTAATTAATATTGCTAATTATAATGGCTTTGATGGTTGATTTATTAATAATGAATCAAACGGTGCTGCTCCCAATGGTACAGTTTTAGATTATAATGTTATGGCCGAAATTATTAAAGAATTTAATTATAAGGTAGCTACTGCTAGTGATCCAAATATTCAATCATTAAAAATAATTTTTTATCGTAATGGTGCTACAGTTTCAAAAAGTGTTAGTGGATATAATGATATAGAAACATTAAAAATGGCAGATAGTGGTTATTGTAAAACTAATGGTGAAGTTACACCAACTGATATTCAATTAACTTTTGGTGAAACACCAGATAAAACAACATCATTTTTAACAGATTATCCAAATTATAGTGGTAAAAATTTAAATACTATTCTTGATGCTGGAGCTAATGCCCAATTTTTTGGAAGTTATGATTTTCGACAATTAGGTTATGCAGAAACAATGATTGCTGGTAAACCTCAATATAATAAAAATGTGTATACTGGAATTTCTGATTTTTTAGATAATGGTGCTGGAACATTTGGATCGTATGCTTATAATTGAGCTAAAAATCATAATGTTAATGGTACTAGAGCTTATTTATTTGCGACACAAACAACAAATTTATTTAATAATATTCAATTTTCAGGAACAAATACTTTTATTAGAAATAATAATATTGGTATGCAAGCAAATAATAATGCAAATGATTATCAAGGTTGAAATGCAAGTGATAATTATCAAGAGGCAGCATTTATATCGGATCCTAGAATAAAAACTGCAGTTACTAAAGGAAAACCAAATTCATTTGTTAAAGATACTATTTATAATTATTTAACTAATAATGGTTATAACTCATCAAGTTATGGCATTGGTGATTTAGTTAAAGAACGAACTACTTTATTTGATGATAATCAAATTTTAAATAAGAAAACTAATTTTTCAATGGGTAGTGGTATTAAGTTTGTTAATCATGATCAAAATGGTAATAGTATTGTTGCTAATGATTATCCATGAACAAATCGTAGATTAACTGATATTTTACCAACTTATCAATGAAAAATTTATGATGATGCTCATCCAGAACAACCATTAGATATCTCTAAAATTTCTGGTTTTTATGATTATGATCAAGTGTATGAAAAAGGAAATTCAATTGCTATTGGTTCGGGTTTTAATGAAGAAGGTAGTATAGTTAATGGCTATTGAAATACAAATAAAGTTTATGATTGAGATATTATGGGAACTAATTTAATTAAAAATAACCATCAAATTAGTTTTATTTATAATACTAATGGTGATAATAATGCTAAAGTTAATTTTTTAGTTACTACTACTGATCAAAAATCGTTAATAGCAAACCGTCAAACTTTTTCACCAAATAATGAAGAAAAGTTACAAGGTGGTTGAGTTAAAATTACTTTAGATTTAAAGAAAATTGGTGGTATTAATACTTTTAATCGTATTTCTAAATTAGGATTACAAATTAAAGCAACTAATAATAATTTTAAGTTTAATGTTGGTGAATTTGAAATAAATAGTCCAACAACTAATAATCAAATCAAAGAAAATACAGTAATTTCAAATCCAAAATCAGAATACGTAATTAATCGAACAGTTAATAATCAAATATTATACAATGCTCGTTTTCAATGAGATGCTATTAATATTGAAAATTTAAGTTATTATACTATTTATTATTTTGATGAAAAAAAATGATATCGTGTTGGCGAAACTAGTCAAAACTATTATTTTTTAAAAAATTTAAAATCTATTCATAATCAGTTAAAATTAATGATTAAACCAGTTTATAACAATAATGTTATTGCTCAACAATCATTTGTATTTAATATAGAAATTTAA
- a CDS encoding ATP-binding cassette domain-containing protein, which translates to MIILENISKNYGKNQVLKNINLEIPASQSLAILGANGSGKTTLVEIISQVLKPTSGKVLFLDDVGKKVSRKIGVQFQEGYWPVGTRIIDLIKFYKNKKYIKSEEGKGLIDVFELNDILKKEISLLSGGQRQRFNCFLSILNDPEILILDELVTGLDLKMQIKLVNFIKSWKEIKKINLLIVSHTPEEVELLCDRVVILKNGEIYQDQSIDAIIKKYGSLRKMMVEYYQNEVNGN; encoded by the coding sequence ATGATTATTCTAGAAAATATAAGTAAAAATTATGGTAAAAATCAGGTTTTAAAAAATATTAATTTAGAGATACCTGCTTCACAATCACTTGCTATTTTAGGTGCTAATGGTTCTGGTAAAACTACTTTGGTTGAAATTATTTCACAAGTTTTAAAACCAACATCAGGTAAAGTATTATTTCTTGATGATGTTGGTAAAAAGGTTAGTCGGAAAATTGGTGTTCAATTTCAAGAAGGTTATTGACCAGTTGGTACACGAATTATTGATTTAATTAAATTTTATAAAAATAAAAAATATATTAAAAGTGAAGAAGGCAAAGGATTAATTGATGTTTTTGAGTTAAATGATATTTTGAAAAAAGAAATTTCTTTACTTTCGGGTGGTCAAAGACAAAGATTTAATTGTTTTTTATCAATTTTAAATGATCCTGAAATTTTAATTTTAGATGAGTTAGTTACAGGTTTAGATTTAAAAATGCAAATTAAACTTGTTAATTTTATTAAGTCATGAAAAGAAATTAAAAAAATTAATTTATTAATTGTTTCGCACACACCAGAAGAAGTTGAATTACTTTGTGATCGGGTAGTAATTTTAAAAAATGGTGAAATTTATCAAGACCAAAGTATTGATGCAATTATAAAAAAATATGGTAGTTTACGTAAAATGATGGTGGAGTATTATCAAAATGAAGTTAATGGTAACTAA
- a CDS encoding lipoate--protein ligase, translating into MIYYINNSKDPYFNLAAEEYLITNPYITDEILLLWQNNNTIVVGRNQNTIEEINNEYVRTKKVNVVRRLSGGGAVYQDLGNLNFTFILDKNKDNGRNYALFTKPIVNVLQNLGLNAQFSGKNDILVDDKKISGNAQYTYKNRILHHGTILFNVDMQMLPKVLKPDLDKLKSKGIKSVQARVTNILPLLNPPITIEEFQNLIIEQLKSTKNTKIMEFSEKMIADIESLANTKYRTWDWVYGKSPDFDLKHKTLFPSKGTIHVWMNVKAGIIENIKIYGDFLGSAGTTSLEKKLEKQKYNVATITNIIENANINEIFGENFLAEEIIKSIIK; encoded by the coding sequence ATGATTTATTATATTAATAATAGCAAAGACCCATATTTTAATTTAGCAGCCGAAGAATATTTGATTACTAATCCTTATATAACTGATGAAATCTTATTATTATGACAAAATAATAATACTATTGTTGTTGGTAGAAACCAAAATACAATTGAAGAAATTAATAATGAATATGTAAGAACAAAAAAAGTTAATGTTGTACGAAGATTATCTGGTGGTGGAGCTGTTTATCAAGATTTAGGAAATTTAAATTTTACTTTTATTCTTGATAAAAATAAAGATAATGGTCGTAATTATGCTCTTTTTACAAAACCAATAGTTAATGTTTTACAAAATCTAGGTTTAAATGCTCAATTTAGTGGTAAAAATGATATTTTAGTTGATGATAAAAAAATATCGGGTAATGCCCAATATACATATAAAAATCGAATTTTACATCATGGTACTATTCTTTTTAATGTTGATATGCAAATGTTACCAAAAGTATTAAAACCTGATTTGGATAAATTAAAATCAAAAGGTATTAAATCAGTACAAGCACGAGTAACAAATATTTTACCATTATTAAATCCACCAATAACAATTGAAGAATTTCAAAATTTAATTATTGAACAATTAAAAAGTACAAAAAATACAAAGATTATGGAATTTTCTGAAAAAATGATTGCTGATATTGAATCATTAGCAAATACTAAATATCGAACTTGAGATTGAGTTTATGGTAAATCTCCAGATTTTGATTTAAAACATAAAACACTTTTTCCTAGTAAAGGAACTATTCACGTTTGAATGAATGTTAAGGCAGGAATTATTGAAAATATTAAAATATATGGTGATTTCCTAGGGTCAGCAGGTACTACTAGTTTAGAAAAAAAACTAGAAAAACAAAAATATAATGTAGCAACTATTACTAATATCATTGAAAATGCTAATATTAACGAAATTTTTGGTGAAAATTTTCTTGCTGAAGAAATCATAAAAAGTATAATAAAATAA
- a CDS encoding alpha/beta hydrolase, with amino-acid sequence MVSNEKYLKLRARMTLPVKESKYKIAWWLKIILIFTFPLWIIPFLITNFFIGLMMRNVMENFQRIGRSTNPNFDKIDLNTLSFYNRDMELQNSLQLMIDDSNWDMMEAQDMTITTYDNRLLSAFFINNHQSNKNHKWIIATHGWQQNRYSILYLVKHFYEQGYSIVTYDTRGHGSNNIHDAITFGNKEADDLYAVILSLNNYLAETDFKQPPNITLIGNSMGASTVLETISRFDTGKFGVKCAISDCGFDSFSHIIKIMGKQYFNLHWFWFYYGVKFFFRLKDKFNINSIDPINKLKYCSSIPVLFIHGNDDETVPATMSQKMYEEKINYEEETISELLIMPSAKHIRAVTTDYDTYCKTTLKFVNKWTNFKTEDKGD; translated from the coding sequence ATGGTTAGTAATGAAAAATATTTAAAACTTAGAGCAAGAATGACTTTACCAGTTAAAGAAAGTAAATACAAAATTGCTTGATGATTAAAAATTATTTTGATATTTACTTTTCCATTATGGATTATTCCTTTTTTAATTACTAATTTTTTTATTGGTTTGATGATGCGAAATGTTATGGAAAATTTTCAACGAATTGGACGAAGTACTAATCCAAATTTTGATAAAATTGATCTCAATACTTTGAGTTTTTATAATCGAGATATGGAATTACAAAATTCTCTACAACTAATGATTGATGATAGTAATTGGGATATGATGGAAGCACAAGATATGACGATAACTACTTATGATAATCGCTTGTTATCAGCTTTTTTCATTAATAATCATCAATCTAATAAAAATCATAAATGAATAATTGCAACTCATGGTTGACAACAAAATCGCTATAGCATTTTATATTTAGTTAAACATTTTTATGAACAGGGATATAGTATTGTTACTTATGATACAAGAGGTCATGGTAGTAATAATATCCATGATGCAATTACTTTTGGTAATAAAGAAGCAGATGATTTATATGCTGTTATTTTAAGTCTTAATAATTATTTAGCAGAAACAGATTTTAAACAACCTCCTAATATTACTTTAATTGGTAATAGTATGGGTGCCAGTACTGTTTTGGAAACAATATCTCGATTTGATACTGGTAAATTTGGTGTTAAATGTGCAATTTCTGATTGTGGATTTGATAGTTTTAGTCATATTATTAAAATTATGGGTAAACAATACTTTAACCTTCATTGATTTTGATTTTATTATGGTGTTAAATTTTTCTTTAGGTTAAAAGATAAATTTAATATTAATAGTATTGATCCTATTAATAAATTAAAATATTGTTCTTCAATTCCTGTATTATTTATTCATGGTAATGATGATGAAACTGTACCAGCAACAATGTCACAAAAAATGTATGAAGAGAAAATAAATTATGAAGAAGAAACAATAAGTGAATTATTAATTATGCCATCTGCTAAACATATAAGAGCCGTCACTACCGATTATGATACATATTGCAAAACTACTTTAAAATTTGTTAATAAATGAACAAATTTTAAAACCGAAGATAAAGGAGATTAA
- a CDS encoding FAD-dependent oxidoreductase yields the protein MERKQKIVVIGVNHAGTTALKAIMRSNPNSEVVAYDRNDNISFLGCGIALWVGKEFTDPKGLFYATIEKLRALGVKIKEKHEMIKYDSKAKIVTIKNLDTNEVFTESYDKLVLGIGSWPILNPGGKEIPGLIAHKDGAVVKDTLNGVKLTNGIHLSKLYQHAQEIISDLSKPEVKKVVVIGAGYIGIELVEAFYKDKKEVTLIDFENRIMPRYYDEEFTNDVEADMKKVGVKLQLGETLQEFIIKDDKVSEVKTNKGTYKADLVIMAVGFLPNTAILKDENGKVQLNLDPRGAIEVNEYFQTSDPNVYAIGDCINIRSNAWNKNVNIALATNAVRSGLIAGLNVAKTDPKTRIAFLGVQGTNAIAVFGWKLCATGLSEVSAKAILGSNNVEAYFYQDTVFPPFMSENHEVKIKIIWEKSSRRIVGAEIGSTHDHTETIAMFSLAILKKVTIDEIPLIDMYFLPHFNKPYNFVTAAALLATGILTKEDVTYPDPYLKGKKK from the coding sequence ATGGAAAGAAAACAAAAGATTGTTGTTATAGGTGTTAATCATGCCGGAACAACAGCACTAAAGGCAATTATGAGGTCTAATCCAAATAGTGAAGTAGTAGCATATGATCGTAATGATAATATTTCATTTTTAGGATGTGGAATTGCGCTTTGAGTTGGTAAAGAATTTACTGATCCAAAAGGATTATTTTATGCCACAATTGAAAAGTTAAGAGCATTAGGTGTTAAAATTAAAGAAAAACATGAAATGATTAAATATGATAGTAAAGCTAAAATTGTTACTATTAAAAATTTAGATACTAATGAAGTATTTACTGAAAGTTATGATAAGTTAGTATTAGGAATTGGTTCATGACCAATCTTAAATCCAGGTGGTAAAGAAATTCCTGGTTTAATTGCTCATAAAGATGGTGCAGTTGTTAAAGATACTTTAAATGGTGTTAAATTAACAAATGGCATTCATTTATCAAAACTATACCAACATGCTCAAGAAATTATTTCTGATTTGAGTAAACCAGAAGTAAAAAAAGTAGTAGTAATTGGTGCAGGTTATATTGGTATTGAATTAGTAGAAGCTTTTTATAAAGATAAAAAAGAAGTTACTTTAATTGATTTTGAAAATCGTATTATGCCTCGTTATTATGATGAAGAATTTACAAATGATGTTGAAGCAGATATGAAAAAAGTAGGAGTAAAATTACAATTAGGAGAAACTTTACAAGAATTTATTATTAAAGATGATAAAGTGAGTGAAGTAAAAACTAATAAAGGAACATATAAAGCTGATTTAGTAATTATGGCTGTTGGTTTCTTACCAAATACTGCTATCTTGAAAGATGAGAATGGTAAAGTTCAACTTAACTTAGATCCTCGTGGTGCAATTGAAGTTAATGAATATTTTCAAACTTCAGATCCTAATGTTTATGCAATTGGTGATTGTATTAATATTCGTTCAAATGCTTGAAATAAAAATGTTAATATTGCCTTAGCAACTAATGCTGTACGTAGTGGTTTAATTGCTGGATTAAATGTTGCAAAAACAGATCCTAAAACAAGAATTGCCTTTCTTGGTGTTCAAGGAACAAATGCAATTGCTGTTTTTGGTTGAAAACTATGTGCTACTGGTTTATCAGAAGTTTCTGCAAAAGCAATTTTAGGTTCTAATAATGTAGAAGCATATTTTTATCAAGATACAGTGTTTCCACCTTTTATGAGTGAAAATCATGAAGTAAAAATTAAAATTATATGAGAAAAGAGTTCTCGTCGTATTGTTGGAGCTGAAATTGGTTCAACTCATGATCATACAGAAACAATTGCAATGTTTTCATTAGCAATATTGAAAAAGGTTACTATTGATGAAATTCCATTAATTGATATGTATTTCTTACCACACTTTAATAAGCCTTATAACTTTGTTACTGCGGCAGCACTTTTAGCAACAGGAATTTTAACAAAAGAAGATGTTACATATCCAGATCCATATTTAAAAGGTAAGAAAAAATAG
- a CDS encoding acetate kinase, whose translation MSEQNKILVINAGSSSIKFQLFNAINNDKQPDFTILCKGLVERIAIKNSNFIIEIANGNNFIKHEVTKDIADHIIGAQTVIDALIEYKVINNFDDIKRIGHRMVHGGQKFNNSIVIDEKVIAGIKACIPLAPLHNPPALKGLSSFQKLVPHAKHVAVFDTSFHSTIPEEKYLYSVPYDWYKTYEVRRYGFHGTSYRYILDKLTNILNKPKDKINAIICHLGNGASICAIKNGKSFNTSMGLTPLDGLIMGSRSGIIDPSIHGYMCNVKAEATIETVTNDLNKSSGLLGISGHSSDLRDVLASSNDKNHKYHLQSQLAIKMFVQRIANYIVQYGNDLDSNIDALVFTAGIGENSAIIRQLVIEEIKVFTLKLVTNKNNDKYNDYLEISDKQSEVPIFKIRTNEELMICQDTYNLLKNI comes from the coding sequence ATGTCAGAACAAAATAAAATTTTAGTTATTAATGCTGGAAGTAGTTCTATTAAATTTCAACTTTTTAATGCTATTAATAATGATAAACAACCTGATTTTACTATTCTTTGTAAAGGTTTAGTTGAAAGGATAGCTATTAAAAATAGTAATTTTATTATTGAAATTGCTAATGGTAATAACTTTATTAAACATGAAGTAACGAAAGATATTGCTGATCATATTATAGGAGCGCAAACAGTTATTGATGCATTAATTGAGTATAAGGTCATTAATAATTTTGATGATATTAAACGAATTGGTCATCGTATGGTTCACGGTGGTCAAAAATTTAATAACTCAATTGTTATTGATGAGAAAGTCATTGCTGGTATCAAAGCATGTATTCCTTTAGCACCATTACATAATCCACCAGCTTTAAAAGGATTATCATCTTTTCAAAAATTAGTTCCACATGCTAAACATGTGGCAGTATTTGATACTTCATTTCATAGTACTATTCCTGAAGAAAAATATCTTTACTCAGTTCCATATGATTGATATAAAACATATGAGGTAAGAAGATATGGATTTCATGGTACTAGTTATCGTTATATTTTAGATAAATTAACTAATATTTTAAATAAACCAAAAGATAAGATTAATGCTATTATTTGTCATTTAGGTAATGGTGCTAGTATTTGTGCTATTAAAAATGGTAAAAGTTTTAATACTAGCATGGGATTAACACCGTTAGATGGTTTAATTATGGGTTCTAGAAGTGGTATCATTGACCCTTCTATTCATGGTTATATGTGTAATGTTAAAGCAGAAGCAACTATTGAAACCGTTACTAATGATTTAAATAAAAGTTCGGGTTTATTAGGAATTAGTGGACATTCTTCTGATTTACGTGATGTTCTTGCAAGTAGTAATGATAAAAACCATAAGTATCATTTACAATCACAATTAGCAATAAAAATGTTTGTTCAAAGAATTGCTAATTATATTGTTCAATATGGTAATGATTTAGATAGTAATATTGATGCATTAGTATTTACTGCAGGTATTGGTGAAAATTCTGCAATTATTCGTCAATTAGTTATTGAGGAAATTAAAGTGTTTACTTTAAAATTAGTAACTAATAAAAATAATGATAAGTATAATGATTACTTAGAAATTAGTGATAAACAATCAGAAGTTCCTATTTTTAAAATTAGAACAAATGAAGAATTAATGATTTGTCAAGATACATATAATTTATTAAAAAATATTTAA